From the Malaclemys terrapin pileata isolate rMalTer1 chromosome 13, rMalTer1.hap1, whole genome shotgun sequence genome, one window contains:
- the LOC128848447 gene encoding myb/SANT-like DNA-binding domain-containing protein 2, giving the protein MESQDRKRAPAWTEQEVRDLLAIWGDESVLAELRSSKRNGKILEKVSKAMKERGHNRDAQQCRVKIKELRQAYHKAREANGRSGAEPQTCRFYTELHAMLGGAATTTPTVCFDSINGESRNREAGSGYEEDEDEDNEDISQQGSGETSIPNSQDMFITLDLEPVTPELTQGVLPDPEGTQGTSAANVSPSQRLVKIRMRKWRIWDDMFSEL; this is encoded by the exons atggagtcccaggatcgcaaaagagctccagcatggaccgaacaggaggtacgggatctgctcgccatatggggagatgaatcagtgctagctgaactccgtagcagtaaacgaaatggcaaaatattagaaaaggtctccaaggccatgaaggagagaggccataacagggatgcacagcagtgccgcgtgaaaattaaggagctaaggcaagcataccacaaagccagagaggcaaacggaaggtccggggcagagccgcaaacatgccgcttctacacggagctgcatgcgatgctagggggtgcagccaccactaccccaaccgtgtgctttgactccatcaatggagaatcacgcaacagggaagcgggttcggggtacgaggaagatgaggatgaagacaatgaagatatctcacagcaaggaagtggagaaaccagtatccccaacagccaggatatgtttatcaccctggacctggaaccagtaacccccgaactcacccaaggcgtgctcccagaccctgagggcacacaagggacctctg ctgcaaatgtttctccttcgcagaggctagtgaagattagaatgAGAAAATGGCGGatttgggatgatatgttctcggagctctag